A single window of Pirellulales bacterium DNA harbors:
- a CDS encoding DUF1501 domain-containing protein codes for MFTLLGAKQRYCDRAARRSFLKIGGLVMGGLSLPELLRAEEQQGIRRSHKSVIMVYLAGGMSHQDTFDLKTEAPDEIRGEFKPISSVVPGLEVGELLPKMATVMDRVSLVRSIVGLRDEHSSFQNVTGYTMGSAQREGRPSFGSVISRLAGQVDPVVPAFVDLFPTMQHKPYNSPGPGILGHAAAGAKADGEDLASMKLRFVSNQEFSARRELLANFDTFRHSVDSPGVDLLDNAYRRAFDVLTSSKLVDAMDVEKEDPAVRERYGRGSAKHLGDGGPMWNDQLLMARRLVEAGARCVTVAYGFWDTHSNNFGWLKERLPLFDQGISALVEDIYQRGLDQDVTVVVWGEFGRTPKINKDAGRDHWAPVSFALLSGGGMRTGQVIGATDKIGAYAVSRRIQYQDVLATIYHNLGIDPHTFVKDSSDRPTAILPEGARPISELV; via the coding sequence ATGTTCACGTTGCTCGGAGCCAAGCAGCGCTATTGCGACCGCGCCGCGCGCCGCAGTTTTCTCAAGATCGGCGGCCTGGTGATGGGGGGGCTCAGCCTGCCCGAGTTGCTTCGCGCCGAAGAGCAGCAGGGCATCCGCCGCTCGCACAAGTCCGTGATCATGGTCTACCTGGCCGGCGGCATGTCGCATCAAGACACGTTCGACCTGAAGACCGAGGCACCCGACGAAATTCGAGGCGAGTTCAAGCCGATCTCCTCGGTCGTGCCGGGCCTGGAAGTGGGCGAACTGCTGCCCAAGATGGCTACCGTGATGGATCGCGTGTCGCTCGTGCGCTCGATCGTGGGCTTGCGCGACGAACACTCCAGCTTTCAAAATGTCACCGGCTATACGATGGGCTCGGCACAGCGCGAGGGGCGGCCGAGTTTCGGCTCGGTCATCTCGCGATTGGCCGGACAGGTCGACCCCGTCGTGCCCGCGTTTGTCGACTTGTTCCCCACGATGCAACACAAACCGTACAACAGCCCCGGGCCGGGCATCCTGGGTCATGCGGCAGCCGGCGCCAAGGCCGACGGCGAAGATCTGGCCAGCATGAAGCTCCGCTTCGTATCGAATCAGGAATTTTCCGCGCGTCGAGAATTGCTGGCGAACTTCGATACCTTCCGCCACTCAGTCGACAGTCCGGGCGTCGACCTGCTCGACAACGCCTACCGTCGCGCTTTCGACGTGCTCACCAGCAGCAAGCTCGTCGACGCGATGGACGTCGAAAAAGAAGATCCGGCCGTGCGCGAGCGCTACGGCCGCGGTTCGGCCAAGCACTTGGGCGATGGCGGGCCGATGTGGAACGATCAATTGCTCATGGCCCGCCGATTGGTCGAAGCCGGCGCCCGCTGCGTCACCGTGGCCTACGGCTTCTGGGACACGCACAGCAATAACTTCGGCTGGCTAAAGGAACGACTGCCGTTGTTCGATCAAGGCATCTCGGCCCTGGTCGAGGATATTTATCAGCGAGGATTGGACCAGGATGTGACCGTGGTCGTGTGGGGTGAATTCGGTCGCACGCCGAAGATCAACAAGGACGCCGGCCGCGACCATTGGGCACCGGTCAGCTTTGCGCTGCTTTCCGGCGGCGGCATGCGTACCGGCCAGGTCATTGGCGCGACCGATAAGATCGGCGCCTATGCCGTGTCTCGGCGGATTCAATATCAGGACGTGTTGGCAACAATCTATCACAACCTGGGTATCGATCCCCACACGTTCGTCAAGGATTCTTCGGACCGTCCGACGGCGATCCTGCCCGAAGGGGCTCGGCCGATCAGCGAACTGGTTTGA
- a CDS encoding carboxymuconolactone decarboxylase family protein — MKPGPATVTMVEEAAATGRVREIYDDIKATKSIDFVPNLWKTLATHPPLLEQIWTRLKVTMAPGRLDPLTKEMIALAVSATNGCAYCVNSHTAAVKKLGLDDEGLGELMAVVAMFNSTNSLADGYQVEPDILP; from the coding sequence ATGAAGCCAGGGCCCGCCACAGTCACCATGGTCGAAGAAGCAGCCGCGACAGGTCGCGTGCGCGAGATTTACGACGACATCAAGGCGACCAAGAGCATCGATTTCGTGCCGAATTTGTGGAAGACACTGGCCACGCATCCGCCGCTGTTGGAGCAGATCTGGACACGGCTGAAAGTAACCATGGCCCCGGGGCGCCTCGACCCGCTGACCAAAGAGATGATCGCCCTGGCAGTCTCGGCCACCAACGGCTGCGCCTATTGCGTCAACTCGCACACCGCTGCCGTGAAAAAGTTAGGGCTCGACGACGAAGGGCTAGGCGAGCTGATGGCTGTTGTGGCTATGTTCAATTCGACCAACAGCCTAGCCGACGGCTATCAAGTTGAGCCGGATATTCTGCCCTGA